Below is a genomic region from Chromatiaceae bacterium.
GATGCCTTGGGCCGGACCACGACCTATGCTTACGATGCCAACAGCAATCTGGTGCAGGTCACAGATCCTGCCGGCGCGCAGACCCGCTTCGTCTACGATGCCGAAGACAAGCTCGTCAGTCAGACCGATGCGCGCGGACACGTCACAACCTTCGCATATGATGTCAACGGTCGCCAGATCGCCAAGACCTATCCGGACGGCACGACCGAGACGCAGAGCTACGATCTGGCCGGCAATGTCGCCTCGCAGACCGACCCGAATGGAGATACCACGGTCCTCGCGTACGACGCAAACGGTCGGCTGACCCGCAAGGTCTTTGCCGACGGCAGCGAGGAGACCTATACCCACAGCGCGACCGGGCGCACCCTCGTGGCGGGTAACGCGAACGGCGATGTCACATTCGAGTACGACCTCAACGACCGGCTGACCGGGTTGGAGAACCCGGACGGAAGTGCCATCGCGTATACCTACGATCTTGCCGGCAACCGGACCAGCGATACGATTCGAAGCGCGCTGGGTGCACCGGCGCGGACTACGCACTACACCTACGACGATCTCAACCGGATCGAGACGGTCACCGATCCGGACGGGCAGATCATCACCTATGGCTACGACGCGAATGGCAATCTAGCGAGTATCGACTATCCGAACGGGGTGACCTCAACGTTCGCCTACGACAGCAACAACCGCCTCGAAGTGCTCACCCACTCCAATGCCACGAGCACCCTGGCGCGTTACGCCTATGACGTCAACGCAGTCGGCGACCGGACACGTGTCACCGAGATGAATGGCAGCTGGGTGGACTATGCGTACGACGATATGCGTCGACTCGTCAGGGAAAGCCACTTCGACAGCAGTGGAGTCAAGCAGTTCGAGCTGCTGTACGAATACGATTTGGTCGGCAACCGCACCGCGCTGATCGACATTCGGGGCGACAGGACGGTGTTGAGTTATGACGCCGCCGACAAGCTGCTTGCCGCGGGCGGTGACACATTCGACTACGACGCGAACGGCAACCTGCGCTCGAGAAACGGCGCAGGCGGTCTGACCGCCTATCAGTACGACCGCGAGAACCAGCTGGTCGGCGCATCGACGCCGCTTGCGGATATCGCCTACGCCTATGACGCGAACGGCGAACGTGTCCGGCGTGACGACGGCGTGGCGGCGACGCGTTATCTGGTCGACCCGGTCAGCACGACCGGCTATTCGCAGGTCCTTGCCGACTACGAAGCCGGTGGGATTGCCGCGCAATACGTGTTCGGTAGCGGGCTCCTGAGTCGCCACGATGCAGCGCAGAGCCAGTTCTTCCACAGCGACGCGAGTCGTAACGTGCGCCTGCTGACGGATGACGCAGGACAGACGTCAGACAGTTACCGCTACAGCGCGTTCGGCGAGGTCATCGAGCGCACCGGCGGCACGGCCAATCCACACACCTTCGCCGGTGAGCGCTACGATTCGGCGACCTCGCTGACCTACCTGCGTGCGCGCTACTACGACCCGTCCACCGGGCGCTTCGTCAGCCGCGATCCGTTCGGTGGCATGTTGCGTGACCCGGTGTCGCTGCACCGCTACCTGTACAGCCACGCCAATCCGGTCGCGTTTTCCGACCCGAGCGGGTTGGTGACCTTGGCGGAGGTGAAGGTCAGTACCTTCATCGGGGCAACAGTCGGCGGCATATCGTCTTACATTTCGGCTCGCTTGGCGGGTAAGAAAGGATTGGCGCTGATCTCAGAAACGATTATCGGCGCAGCCTTCGGAGCGATCGGTGGCGCCTATGGCACGGCTCTGTCGAAGGCGTTTGCCGAATCCAAGATGATCATGACGCTGCTGCGCAACCCTGCCGTTGCGAAGTTCGCGGGGCGTCTGGTCTATGCCATCCCGGTCACTTTTCTTAATTTCCTCGAAGACCTCAGCAAAGGCCTTAGCAGTGGGGAGGCGCAAGAAAAGGGCTGGGATTATGCCTGGAGCCTGGCCGAGGTCACGGCTGCAAACCTTTTCGTCAATGCCTTGCTCGGCCCAGGACTTTCGACAGCAGGAGTCGGCGACGATGTGGTCGCAGCGGCGGGGCCCACTGGTCGGTTCGCCATCGAAGGAGCGCAAGGGACGCTGGAGATCTTTGGCGACGCGGCACAAAGGTCGCGCGCCATCCGGACGGCGGCGCTTGTTGAAGGGACGAAGCTGGGGATCGGAGACGGTACCGGATTGCGCATTCTGCGCCACGTAGGCGGAGAAGCATGGAAGGCGCTGGAAGACGCACCCAAGAAATATCTAGAAGAAGCGATCGGAGCGCTCTTGACGTTCTCCTGGGAGATGACAAAGCTGTTCGTCTCAGTGGCACCTGACCGTGCGTACGGCAACATCAAGTGATCGATGGCTGATCAGGCAGGCTCCAACCCGGAAGGAAACTATAGCAATCGCGCTTGAGGTGCCATTTGCTGGCGAAGTCGCGCCGGGAAACGGGTCTGGGTGTGCCGCGTAGACGTCTTTTCGGGCCGGTGAGGCCGTACCCGCACCCTTGAACTCATCGGGCGGATGCACCAGCAGGGTTGGGCTATACGTCTCGGCCACTCGATCCTTTCGCAGCTTGGCGACGCCAAGCGCTACGTGATCGTAGCGTAGATCGAGCCACGAATTCACGGTGATGCGTCTTCAATAGTCCGCAACGCGACGGAGGTGCAAGTTGGATGCGCCTGCAGCCGGTGTCTCCTGATCGGCCGAAGCTGCGGGTGGAGGTTCAATCTAGCGTCGACCGCAATGGGCCGTTCGCCGGACATAGGCCAGCATCTCCAATCGAACCACAGCTTTCTGATTCCCCATCTGGCAGATGTCGACCCGTTGCGGACGTCGGTTGCAAACGCAACGCGGTATTTCAGCGGGCCTCTATGCACTTGACTCACGTGTACTGCAAGACGAGGCAGATACCGATCTCAAGCAAACCTTGGGGAAGTAAGACGCCGCATACTGGATGCGACCCCACCTTGCGGGCGCCACGGAGCTCCGCTTTGGCCGCCCGCTTGGCACGTCGATGCCCGAAGAATTACTTGCCGTTCATTCGCTCTGTGGCAACACCTATCAGTTCAGCGACGTTTCGATGTTGTGACGGATTGAACGACACCACCTCGACACTGAATTGAATGTCATAGCTGCGGGCGGAGCGTATCTCGCGGTCCTTCAGCAGTTGTTCCATCCTTCCCACCGCAGACGCCGTGCCCTCTTCGGATGCACCCGTCACCAACACCGCGAACCCGTCCCCGTCGATGCGACCCAATACGTCGCAGATGCGGAATGTCTTTGTGAGGGCGAGCGCAAACTCCTTGAGGGTCAGGTCACCTTCGGACGCCCCCAAGTCATCGTTAATCTGCTGGAGACCACCCAGGGTCAGGTAGATCAGCGCAGCGGATTCGTCCAGACGACGACACATCTCCAACGCATACGAGGAGTACAGTTCGAATCCACGCCGGTTGGAGATCTGCGTCAGTTCGTCCACGGTGATCAGCTGCAGAGCGGCGAGTTCATCCTCCACGACGTTCGCCAGGTCGCGCAACGCCGCCTCTTCGTCCTCCCGCAGATCACGAGCAACCTGGTCCATGATGCACAAGGCGCCCAACTTGTCACCCGTGGAAGACTCGAACGGGTACCCGGCAAAAAAACGGATGCCGGTCTCACCGGTCACGAGCGGGCTTTCCCGGAAGCGTTCGTCTTCGAGCGCATCGGGAATCACGAACACACCGGAGCCCATTACCGCATGGGCACAAAAGGACATGTCGGGTGTTGTTTCGAGCTCCTCCAATCCTTGGAGTGACTTGATCGACTGGTGACCCTGATCGACCAGGGTGATCAATGCGATCGGAACGTCGAACAGCCCTTTCGCGATGCGTGTTATGCGGTCCAATCGTTCTTCCGGTAACGAATCCAGCATGCCAATTCCTCGCGGCGACGTGAGATGGAGATGTTCGTCAACAGGTTTCCCTGGAATCGAAATGACTGTCTCGTCAATGGCTCTCGAGGTCAAGCGGGCCAAAAGAGGCCGGGAGCGCCCGCCGGACGGCGTCGGGGCAACCGATCACGAGACGGGCTGCACAGGGTAATCTATCGGTATTTTCCCGGCTTCCCTTAGTCAAACGGTGGGCTCGGTTCTCGCAGGCCATTCCGGGCCTTTCGTCGACAAGGACACCACCGCACCGACCTGCTACGAGGAACGACCGGGAAAGACAGGAAATTTGCCGTCTTCGCAACAGGTTAACCGAGTAAGACCCCATACGCCGTGACCAAAAGGCGACCGGATCAGCGCCCTTGTTCCGCCAAGTCGCGTTGCAGCCTGGCGATGGCATCCCCCGGCCCTATGACCACCAGGATATCTTCGGGTTGTAAACGCATGTCCTCGGCGGTCTGGCTGTAGACGAAATGCTCTTCCATCTGACGGTCCACAACACCCAGCAGGATCAGCTCGTAGTTGCGTTCCAGTTCCAGCTCGGAGAGCGCCCGATCGACCAGTGCCGAACCGCCGGGTACCGTGACCTCGGCAATGTTCAGGTTCGCCTGGCCGAACAGCGTTCGGTCGAGAATCGCGGTGACCACTGGTCGCGTGATGATGTCCCAAACGCGCAGGCCGCTGATCTCCAGCGTCTCGATCACCTTGTCCGCCCCGGCGGCGCGCAGAGCGGGTACCGCCCCTCTCCCGTGAGCGATGCTGAAGATGCGTACGCTGGGTGCCAGGGCACGGGCCGACAGGGTCAGAAACACATTGTCGGCATCGTTTGGAAACAGGCAGAAAACCGTGTCGATGGACTCACCCAGGCCCAGCTTCGCGAGTTCGTCGTCGTCCCGGAAATCCAGCGCCGCTGTCTCGAAACCGGCCTTGCGCGCTTTCGACAGGTTGACCGGGTCATTGTCGACGATGGTCACCAGGTAATCGCCGGTGTTCAGGTAATACGCGACCTCCACCGCGGAACGATAGTAGCCAAACAGCGCAATGCCGCGTTGCGCCACCTCAGGCCATCCCCGAGCGAAACTGACCGGCACCGAGTTCCCGGCGGAAATGTACCAGGCTGTACTCGTATCCGAACACGACCAGGGTATCGCCGGCTTCGATACGAAAATCGAGGCTCGGCTTGAAGATGAAGCAGAAGTCGTCCTCCAGGGGGAAGAGATGGTCCACGTCCGCCGGACGCCAGTCGCGGACCGTGATCACGCCGAACAGGAGCAGCTTGCGTCGGACGAAATCCACTTCGGCGAGGGTGTGCCCACATACCGGGGCACTCCCTTCCACGCGCACCGCCTCCAGAGCGACCTCCCGCTCACCCCGCAGAATTCCATAGATCGCTTCGAAGGCGGTCGGTCGCCCGACGTACTCCGCGGCAATCAGGCCGACGACCTCCGAGGTCGACACGGTATGGTTGGCCCCAGCCAGGACCAGCTTGCGCGCGACATCCTTGGTACCCGCCCGCGCAATGATGCGTAGTCCGTCATTCAACTGGCGGGCACTGACCGTCAGGAACACGTTTTTCACGTCGTCATTGGTCACGCACACCAGGGTATGCGCGCGATCGACCTTCGCTATGCCTTCCAGCAACCCGTTGTCGGCTGCGTCGCCCTGTACCGCCAGGTAACCGCGCTTGCTCGCCAGACGCACCTTGCTTTCGTCGATATCGACGACGACG
It encodes:
- a CDS encoding diguanylate cyclase, with the translated sequence MDRITRIAKGLFDVPIALITLVDQGHQSIKSLQGLEELETTPDMSFCAHAVMGSGVFVIPDALEDERFRESPLVTGETGIRFFAGYPFESSTGDKLGALCIMDQVARDLREDEEAALRDLANVVEDELAALQLITVDELTQISNRRGFELYSSYALEMCRRLDESAALIYLTLGGLQQINDDLGASEGDLTLKEFALALTKTFRICDVLGRIDGDGFAVLVTGASEEGTASAVGRMEQLLKDREIRSARSYDIQFSVEVVSFNPSQHRNVAELIGVATERMNGK
- a CDS encoding TrkA family potassium uptake protein, with product MAQRGIALFGYYRSAVEVAYYLNTGDYLVTIVDNDPVNLSKARKAGFETAALDFRDDDELAKLGLGESIDTVFCLFPNDADNVFLTLSARALAPSVRIFSIAHGRGAVPALRAAGADKVIETLEISGLRVWDIITRPVVTAILDRTLFGQANLNIAEVTVPGGSALVDRALSELELERNYELILLGVVDRQMEEHFVYSQTAEDMRLQPEDILVVIGPGDAIARLQRDLAEQGR